GTCAATCAATCACAGGATGCTGGCAACAGAATAGCTGTCTGGGACGGTACTGATGAGTTAGGCAGATCAGTGAGTGCCGGTGTTTATCTGTACCGGATACAGGCTGGAGAGTTCAGTCAGACACGGAAGATGCTGTTATTGAAATGAAAAAGCACCTCGCCATACTGCTACTGATTTTCAGTTTCGTATTTGCTCAAGAGATAATAACTGCATTTTTGTATAAATTGAAAGCGGCGTGAGAATGAGTCAAGTGGGTGAAAAATATCTCAACTCCACGGCAATCATCGACAGTGATCATGCAAGCATAGCGGAATATGCCGCAAGGGTAATCGAAGGGAGTGAAAACGATCCTGTCGCCATGGCGGTAAAACTGTACTTAGCGGTGCGCGACGGTATCTGGTACGATCCCTACTCTCCGTTTTATCTCCCCGAACACTATCGCGCCAGTAGCGTTCTTAAGTGTGGTAGAGGTTTTTGCATCAGTAAGGCGTCGCTGTTGTCGGCCTTGGGAAGGGCGTGTGGCATACCGACACGGATCGGTTTTGCCACGGTAAGGAATCACTTGGCCACCAGGCAGTTTATCGAAATGTTAGGCAGCAACATATTTGTCTATCACGCCTATGTGGATCTGTTCCTCGATGGGAAATGGGTTAAGGCGACGCCGGCATTCAATGTTGAGCTGTGCCACAAACATAAGGTGACTCCCTTAGAATTCAACGGTAGGGAGGATTCGCTCTTTCATGCATACAACCTTGACAGGAAGCAATTTATGGAATATACAGAGTTTCATGGCACTCACGCCGACATTCCGGTGGATGAGATTGTATCGGCCTGGGAAGAGAGTTATGGTAAGCGCCGCATAAGTAAATGGATCCAGCGGCTGGAATCGTCAGGTGGTAAGCAGGGTCCTGATTTCTTTAAGGAGGAAGTAGTAAAGTGACTTCGTTAGCGGTCGCTGACGGCACATTCACAATGAATTACGGAGGACAGTTCAATGCACAAGAAAAGAGGAATTGATCGAAGAGAAGATCAGCGCAGACAGAAGGAGAAAACTATAAAAAACGAAAAAAGGGCAGGCGAAGAGAGACGTTCAGGTGGAGAGCGCAGGAAACCTGAGTGAATCACTTTCATTTCGTATCGTTACTCTGCCATAAATGGCGGAGTAATTGTCGGATATAAACCAGTTGCTTAGGAGAGACCTTGTTCAGGCTCAATTGTTCAGTTTTTACGTCCTCATTTAATTTATCTGCTCTAAATTACCAGTCTGAAAATGTTCTGATTATTGTAGTGAGGTAACTTGAATGCTGAAGCCCAAAAGAAAGATGACAAAAAAGGAGATCCGGCACGATCCGCTTCTGGAGACGGTGCACCGGGCGCAACAGTTCCATGCGGAAAACCGCAAGCTAATCAACTATGTGGGTGCTGGACTCGCGGCGGTCGCAGTTATCGGATTAATTGCTTTTTCCACGGGAAGTTCCTCTAACAATGAGGCGCGTGGCGTAATGGCACGAGCTCTTGTCAACTATCAGGGTGAAGATTATGCGACGGCGGTGACCGATTTTGACATCCTTATCAATGATTATCCTGGCTCAACGGCTGGCAATGAAGCGCAATATTATCTCGGGCAGTCGCTACTGATGCAGGAAAATGAGGAGGAGGCAAAAAAGAGTTTAGAAGACTATATCGCATCCGCGGACAATTCATTCCTTGCAGCGGGCGCTTTCCGGACAATCGGTGATCTCTCTTTCAAGAGTGAGCAGTACGAGGAAGCCGCCGGCTATTTCGAAAAAGCCGCATCAGTATCTACTGTGCCGACCGTCAGTAACCAGAATCTGATCAGCGCCGCTCTCGCCTGGATAAAAGCAGGGGAATACAAGAAGGCTGGAAAATCACTCGATGCCATCCGTCAGGACGTGGGAGAATTCAACATCCAGGCACAGGTTGATGAAGTCACTGCCATGCTTGATATCCTCTCCTCCAATGTCGAGAACTGATCACTACCGCCACACCGTCACTTACCCCCTTAAATAATCCTCAAGATTCACATCTAATCGTGGTGGAGCATATCCTTGCCTCCACTCCTGTGGCAAGCAGCAGTCATTTCATTCAAGATGAATGTCGATAAACCTAGAAGGATCAGAGACTTCTATTGCTGACCAGATAATCTACGTGAGGATCTGTTTTGG
The window above is part of the Candidatus Neomarinimicrobiota bacterium genome. Proteins encoded here:
- a CDS encoding transglutaminase-like domain-containing protein; translated protein: MSQVGEKYLNSTAIIDSDHASIAEYAARVIEGSENDPVAMAVKLYLAVRDGIWYDPYSPFYLPEHYRASSVLKCGRGFCISKASLLSALGRACGIPTRIGFATVRNHLATRQFIEMLGSNIFVYHAYVDLFLDGKWVKATPAFNVELCHKHKVTPLEFNGREDSLFHAYNLDRKQFMEYTEFHGTHADIPVDEIVSAWEESYGKRRISKWIQRLESSGGKQGPDFFKEEVVK
- a CDS encoding tetratricopeptide repeat protein; this encodes MLKPKRKMTKKEIRHDPLLETVHRAQQFHAENRKLINYVGAGLAAVAVIGLIAFSTGSSSNNEARGVMARALVNYQGEDYATAVTDFDILINDYPGSTAGNEAQYYLGQSLLMQENEEEAKKSLEDYIASADNSFLAAGAFRTIGDLSFKSEQYEEAAGYFEKAASVSTVPTVSNQNLISAALAWIKAGEYKKAGKSLDAIRQDVGEFNIQAQVDEVTAMLDILSSNVEN